A genomic region of Bernardetia sp. ABR2-2B contains the following coding sequences:
- a CDS encoding DMT family transporter, which yields MQNSTPSSVSTSKLDNLLAKIGITKGILYMLFAVLLFATMNLIVKMLPHIPAMEIILFRSAVSFVICVVGLKMQKVKGLGTNKKVLFLRGLFGGTALFLFFTTIQNIPLASAITLHYLAPIFTAIIAWLILGERLVLLQWLFFLISFVGVTMVKGFDERVDTVYFIMGIVSAFLSGCAYNCIRKLKTSEHPLMVILYFPLVTLPIATLYCVFYEWKMPVGLDWLYLLLIGVLTQIAQLYMTKAYQIEEAARVASVSYTGIIYALGFGFLFFHEVFNIYVSIGIGLMLLGVILNVTFKNTKKEEIKLDDEILDRLK from the coding sequence TTGCAAAACTCTACTCCCTCTTCTGTTTCTACCTCAAAACTTGATAATTTACTTGCCAAAATCGGAATTACAAAAGGCATCTTGTATATGCTTTTTGCTGTTCTGTTATTTGCTACAATGAATTTGATAGTAAAAATGCTTCCTCATATTCCTGCGATGGAAATTATACTTTTTCGTTCTGCTGTTTCCTTTGTGATTTGTGTGGTTGGACTGAAAATGCAGAAAGTAAAGGGACTGGGAACAAACAAAAAAGTTCTTTTTCTGCGTGGTCTTTTTGGAGGAACAGCTCTATTTCTGTTCTTTACTACGATTCAGAATATTCCTTTGGCTTCTGCAATTACACTACATTATTTAGCTCCAATCTTTACTGCGATAATTGCTTGGCTTATTTTGGGAGAGCGTTTGGTGCTTCTTCAATGGCTGTTTTTCTTGATTTCTTTTGTAGGAGTAACGATGGTAAAAGGCTTTGATGAGCGTGTTGATACTGTTTATTTTATTATGGGAATCGTATCAGCTTTTCTTTCTGGTTGTGCCTACAATTGCATCAGAAAACTCAAAACTTCGGAGCATCCTCTTATGGTAATTCTTTATTTTCCACTTGTTACGCTGCCAATTGCTACTCTTTATTGTGTTTTTTATGAATGGAAAATGCCTGTTGGTTTGGATTGGCTCTACCTTTTATTGATAGGCGTTTTGACACAAATTGCACAATTATACATGACGAAAGCCTATCAGATTGAAGAAGCTGCACGAGTGGCAAGTGTGAGCTATACGGGAATTATTTATGCACTCGGTTTTGGATTTTTATTTTTTCACGAAGTCTTTAATATTTATGTTTCTATCGGAATTGGTCTGATGCTTTTGGGCGTAATTTTGAATGTTACTTTTAAAAATACAAAGAAAGAAGAAATAAAGTTAGATGATGAAATTTTGGATAGGTTAAAATAA
- a CDS encoding YeeE/YedE thiosulfate transporter family protein, with product MIDFITQPWSWYVAGIFVGLTVPTLLIIGNKSFGISSSLRHVCAMCVPAKIPFFQYEWKKETWNLFFVVGILLGGVIAANFLSNPNDVQIAASLKTDLTAKGITNYSNLVPLDIMNWESLFTLKGFLLMVVGGFLVGFGTRYAGGCTSGHAIMGMSTLQIPSLIATCCFMIGGFIMANLILPLILAL from the coding sequence ATGATAGATTTTATAACTCAACCATGGTCTTGGTATGTGGCAGGTATTTTTGTAGGTCTAACTGTTCCTACACTTTTGATTATTGGCAATAAATCGTTTGGAATCAGTTCTTCTCTGCGCCACGTTTGTGCGATGTGTGTACCAGCCAAAATTCCGTTTTTTCAGTATGAATGGAAAAAAGAAACCTGGAATTTATTTTTTGTAGTCGGTATATTATTAGGTGGTGTGATTGCAGCCAATTTTTTATCTAATCCAAATGATGTTCAGATTGCAGCTAGTTTGAAAACAGATTTGACAGCGAAAGGAATTACAAATTATTCAAACCTTGTTCCTTTAGATATTATGAATTGGGAGAGCCTTTTTACACTAAAAGGATTTTTACTAATGGTTGTAGGAGGATTTTTGGTGGGTTTTGGAACTCGCTATGCTGGTGGCTGTACTAGTGGACACGCCATTATGGGAATGTCGACACTTCAAATTCCGTCTTTAATAGCGACTTGTTGTTTTATGATAGGAGGATTCATTATGGCAAATCTTATTTTACCTTTAATTTTAGCTTTATAA
- a CDS encoding DUF6691 family protein: MKSQAVPFQTKTEDATRRKDAICVNESKKTEKWYHNFKYLFVGIAFGIVFVKAEIISWFRIQEMFRLESFHMYGVIGTAILVGMISVFIIKKFNIKTLSGEKIVFKDKVFNKGQIYGGLIFGLGWAMTGACPGPLYAQIGTGATVVLVTLLSAIVGTWTYGLLRERLPH; encoded by the coding sequence ATGAAAAGTCAAGCAGTTCCATTTCAAACAAAAACTGAAGATGCTACTCGTCGAAAAGATGCTATTTGCGTCAATGAAAGTAAAAAAACAGAAAAGTGGTATCATAACTTTAAATATTTATTTGTTGGTATTGCCTTCGGAATTGTCTTTGTGAAAGCTGAAATAATCAGTTGGTTCAGAATACAAGAAATGTTTCGTTTAGAATCTTTTCACATGTACGGAGTTATCGGAACGGCTATTTTGGTAGGAATGATTTCTGTTTTTATTATCAAAAAATTTAATATCAAAACCTTATCAGGAGAGAAAATTGTTTTTAAAGATAAGGTATTTAATAAAGGTCAAATCTATGGAGGTCTTATCTTTGGTTTGGGTTGGGCAATGACAGGTGCATGTCCAGGTCCTTTGTATGCTCAAATCGGAACAGGAGCAACAGTTGTTTTGGTTACACTTCTAAGTGCTATTGTCGGAACTTGGACGTATGGACTTTTGAGAGAGCGTTTGCCTCACTAA
- a CDS encoding glutathione peroxidase, with protein sequence MKTIFSNLFLLSSLMLFLASCSNTPKTSNASDMTTTNPTSAETVYEFKVKDIDGKEVDLSKYKGKKLMIVNVASKCGFTPQYEDLQNVKEKYSDKVTVLGFPANNFGGQEPGSDKEIKEFCSSKFGADFDMFSKISVTGDDREPLYTWLVEKAGEEPSWNFCKYVVSEDGKTVQFYNSRMNPMEIAEKL encoded by the coding sequence ATGAAAACTATTTTTTCTAACTTATTTCTTTTAAGCTCACTAATGCTATTTTTAGCAAGTTGCTCTAACACACCTAAAACCTCAAATGCATCAGATATGACTACCACAAACCCAACTTCAGCCGAAACAGTCTATGAATTTAAAGTAAAAGATATCGACGGAAAAGAGGTCGATTTATCAAAATACAAAGGCAAAAAATTAATGATTGTCAATGTAGCTTCGAAATGTGGTTTTACTCCTCAGTACGAAGATTTACAAAACGTAAAAGAAAAATACAGCGATAAAGTAACGGTTTTAGGTTTTCCTGCTAATAACTTTGGTGGACAAGAACCAGGGTCAGATAAAGAAATTAAAGAATTTTGTTCTTCTAAATTTGGTGCAGACTTCGATATGTTCTCCAAAATTTCAGTTACAGGAGATGACCGTGAACCATTATATACGTGGTTAGTAGAAAAAGCAGGTGAAGAACCTTCTTGGAATTTTTGTAAATATGTAGTGAGTGAAGACGGAAAAACAGTTCAGTTTTATAATTCAAGAATGAATCCGATGGAAATTGCAGAAAAATTGTAG
- a CDS encoding M23 family metallopeptidase — MAKVKYYYDTETCRYEKVKASKADIAFNILGLLVVSAVLAVGFATFYTQMFPSKEVVQLKEEKQELLTKYTVLNKEISQATDMLSHLQQRDNKLYRSMFEVEPIPMEMRKGGTGGSEKYKHLLDDNLVNETLIVNTHEKLDNLKKQMYIQTKSYDELMKLAQNKNDMMASIPAIQPLSGKDLTRFASGFGMRTHPIYKVRKMHAGCDLTAKTGTAVHATGDGVVIKADWSSGYGRLVEVDHGYGYITRYAHLSAFDCKKGQKIKRGQLVGKVGSTGLSVAPHLHYEVRYNGKPVNPINYFFNDLSPTEYQQLVELSSHDGQSLGGGSEEEHNHIK, encoded by the coding sequence ATGGCAAAAGTAAAATACTATTATGACACCGAAACGTGTCGTTACGAAAAAGTAAAAGCGTCTAAAGCAGATATTGCATTTAATATTCTTGGACTCTTAGTAGTTTCAGCAGTATTAGCAGTCGGTTTTGCGACATTTTACACTCAAATGTTCCCTTCAAAGGAAGTGGTACAACTCAAAGAAGAAAAACAAGAACTTTTAACTAAATATACAGTTCTTAATAAAGAAATTAGTCAGGCAACTGATATGTTATCTCATCTTCAACAACGAGACAATAAACTTTATCGTTCGATGTTTGAAGTAGAACCTATTCCTATGGAAATGAGAAAAGGAGGAACAGGTGGTTCAGAAAAATATAAACATTTATTAGATGATAATCTTGTAAATGAAACGCTTATCGTAAATACACACGAAAAATTGGATAATTTGAAAAAACAAATGTATATCCAAACAAAATCGTATGATGAGCTTATGAAATTGGCACAAAATAAGAATGATATGATGGCTTCTATTCCAGCTATTCAGCCTCTTTCAGGAAAAGACCTTACACGTTTTGCTTCTGGATTTGGAATGCGTACGCACCCTATCTATAAGGTACGTAAAATGCACGCAGGTTGTGACCTTACAGCTAAAACAGGAACTGCCGTTCATGCAACAGGTGATGGAGTTGTTATTAAAGCAGATTGGTCTAGTGGATATGGAAGATTAGTAGAAGTAGATCACGGATACGGATATATTACAAGATATGCTCACCTTTCAGCATTTGATTGCAAGAAGGGGCAAAAAATCAAACGTGGACAATTAGTAGGAAAGGTAGGAAGCACAGGGCTTTCAGTTGCTCCTCACTTACACTACGAAGTTCGTTATAATGGAAAACCAGTAAATCCAATTAATTACTTCTTTAATGACTTGTCTCCAACAGAATATCAACAATTGGTAGAACTTTCCTCTCACGACGGACAATCACTTGGTGGTGGTTCGGAAGAAGAACATAATCATATCAAATAA
- a CDS encoding AAA family ATPase — MQLLYLWIEDYKNIKQQGFNFSPLYDFHFEPTFDENDKEKKIVTGGTLIDKMKPTEKTTKEKFYKDFFKDETTKNTDYGISNVTAIVGENGAGKSSVLEFIRKLGTIYIEDVVELKCVILMEGKGKLYKAPTNIEVSNDIDLIDINNFSIVNYSYSLENFIKHGVDVHTKRANYIDISINNLFYNLKSFDENGKVSLSNYIDDENYLQFLYFLEFGKYFGFTGDELAISIYFEKSFQSDIIKELIVKEVQSNSLQENISENFYRSLYLKIMKSIESRYIHEILSMQKAKNRGNIFLDKLFYTIRNSKGNYEKLINDIKLLYDSQDAIIKYDFQILLIIEPSKKLLNILQQSKLQDNRFSIKTSSNLFFKFIDIDKKIPIKFYSLNFATNGSVIYLSYGEKALMKTFSLLHQVNEHIERIWSNIQSSIGSFTLLIDEGELGLHPQWQKQYLKILLETLPKIFLEKKIQLILTSHSPFLVSDLPKENVIFLEKEDNTGLCKVSKLESMKETFGANIHTLLTDSFFMKGGLVGEFAQSKIDEAIDILNESEPKQKELDKCEMIISMIGEPIVKNMLQKLLDSKRLRKVDEHTSEIKEMREELKELKKWKKLKEEQDKKNNNGTDL; from the coding sequence ATGCAACTCCTCTACCTTTGGATTGAAGACTATAAAAATATCAAACAACAAGGATTTAATTTTAGTCCCTTGTATGATTTTCATTTTGAGCCTACTTTTGATGAAAACGATAAAGAAAAGAAAATCGTTACTGGTGGAACTTTGATAGATAAAATGAAACCGACAGAGAAAACAACTAAGGAAAAGTTTTATAAGGATTTTTTCAAAGATGAAACAACAAAAAATACAGACTATGGAATAAGCAATGTTACGGCTATTGTTGGAGAGAATGGAGCTGGGAAGAGTTCGGTATTGGAGTTTATAAGAAAACTTGGGACTATATACATAGAAGATGTAGTAGAATTAAAATGTGTCATTTTAATGGAAGGTAAGGGTAAGTTGTACAAAGCACCAACCAATATAGAAGTATCCAACGATATTGATTTGATAGATATAAACAATTTTAGTATAGTAAATTACTCATATTCACTAGAAAACTTCATCAAACACGGAGTAGATGTGCATACTAAAAGAGCAAATTACATTGATATTTCGATCAATAATCTATTTTATAATTTAAAATCATTTGATGAAAATGGCAAGGTATCATTAAGTAATTACATTGACGATGAAAATTATTTACAATTTCTCTATTTCCTAGAATTTGGAAAATACTTTGGCTTTACTGGTGATGAATTAGCAATTTCAATATATTTCGAAAAAAGCTTTCAATCTGATATCATAAAAGAACTAATTGTAAAAGAAGTACAGTCGAACTCTCTTCAAGAAAACATATCAGAAAATTTTTATCGTTCTCTATACCTTAAAATTATGAAGAGTATAGAGTCTAGATATATACATGAAATTCTAAGTATGCAAAAGGCAAAAAATAGAGGTAATATTTTTTTGGATAAACTTTTTTATACCATTCGTAACTCTAAAGGAAACTATGAGAAATTGATAAATGATATAAAATTATTGTATGACTCTCAGGATGCAATTATCAAATATGACTTCCAAATTCTGCTTATTATTGAGCCAAGCAAAAAATTACTAAATATTCTACAACAAAGTAAACTTCAAGATAATCGCTTTAGTATAAAAACATCAAGTAATTTATTTTTTAAATTTATTGATATAGATAAAAAGATTCCTATTAAGTTTTATAGTTTAAATTTTGCTACCAATGGCAGTGTTATTTATTTAAGCTATGGAGAAAAAGCGTTAATGAAAACTTTTTCATTACTTCATCAAGTTAATGAACATATAGAACGTATTTGGTCTAATATACAATCTAGTATTGGCTCTTTCACTCTTCTCATAGACGAAGGCGAACTAGGTTTACATCCCCAATGGCAAAAGCAGTATTTAAAAATCTTGCTTGAGACTTTGCCAAAGATATTCCTAGAGAAAAAAATCCAACTTATTCTAACTTCTCACTCTCCTTTCTTGGTTTCTGACTTGCCGAAAGAGAATGTTATTTTTTTAGAAAAAGAAGACAATACAGGTTTGTGTAAAGTGTCCAAACTAGAGAGTATGAAAGAAACGTTTGGAGCAAATATTCATACACTTCTGACAGATTCGTTTTTTATGAAAGGTGGTTTGGTGGGGGAGTTTGCTCAAAGTAAGATTGATGAAGCCATTGATATTTTGAATGAAAGCGAACCTAAACAGAAAGAATTAGATAAATGCGAAATGATTATTTCAATGATTGGAGAGCCGATTGTAAAAAATATGCTACAAAAACTCTTGGATAGTAAACGCCTTCGAAAAGTAGATGAACATACTAGCGAAATTAAAGAAATGAGAGAGGAATTAAAAGAATTAAAAAAGTGGAAAAAGTTAAAAGAAGAGCAAGATAAAAAAAACAATAACGGTACTGACCTATAA
- a CDS encoding T9SS type A sorting domain-containing protein: protein MKTSIYFTLLLFFSSIFSAQALVCTSLGDGVWSDASNWSCGRVPDTNNDIVIIAHDILLDQDVTLLYDDDNTSFSLTINPGASLVDDGGNHTLQIGQGSGNGYNGINVEGVLDVYTLTLQKAQSPSSILASTGEIIVRCQFDTSNRGDILVEGFLDIRGDWLLGNGNTQTTGTGSIIVEGCLDTGGGGQPSNIEPEYCIVRPNNGCLCGGNPNNAVDEADSNADGNGNNGGSRNECLNILPVTYLSFTAKVEKSTATSNAKSIIEWITVSEINHDRFVLERSYAGKIFEEVTTIKAKGGKNILTTYNFIDESLVEEGVYYYRLKEISPSDEIAYSPVVTITVGADLFFKVFPNPVSQGQKLYIRYPNKIKKIQIKTTQGKIVFELSQDAKHGSDIEIPVNLPKGLYMIDFSTPEGTEYRRLIVE from the coding sequence ATGAAAACTTCCATATACTTTACATTACTCTTATTTTTTTCATCTATTTTTTCAGCTCAAGCTCTTGTTTGTACATCATTAGGCGATGGAGTATGGTCTGATGCTTCTAACTGGAGTTGTGGGCGAGTGCCTGATACTAATAATGATATTGTTATTATTGCCCATGATATACTTTTGGATCAAGATGTAACGCTCTTATATGATGATGATAATACCTCATTTTCGCTTACAATAAACCCAGGAGCTTCATTGGTAGATGATGGAGGAAATCATACTTTACAGATAGGACAGGGTTCTGGTAATGGATACAATGGAATAAATGTAGAAGGGGTACTAGATGTATATACTCTGACTCTACAGAAGGCTCAAAGTCCTAGTAGTATTTTAGCTTCAACAGGAGAGATTATAGTCCGTTGTCAATTTGATACTTCAAACAGAGGAGATATTTTGGTAGAAGGTTTTTTAGATATAAGAGGAGATTGGCTTTTAGGTAATGGAAATACACAAACGACTGGTACAGGGTCTATAATTGTAGAAGGTTGTTTAGATACTGGAGGAGGAGGACAACCTAGTAATATTGAGCCAGAGTATTGTATAGTAAGACCTAATAATGGATGCCTATGTGGAGGAAACCCAAATAATGCAGTAGATGAGGCAGATAGTAATGCAGATGGCAATGGAAATAATGGAGGAAGTAGAAATGAATGTTTGAATATATTACCTGTTACGTATTTGAGTTTCACAGCAAAAGTAGAAAAATCAACAGCTACCTCTAATGCTAAATCTATTATTGAGTGGATAACTGTAAGTGAAATAAATCATGATAGATTTGTTTTAGAGCGTAGTTATGCAGGAAAAATATTTGAAGAAGTAACTACTATAAAAGCAAAAGGAGGAAAAAATATACTTACTACTTATAACTTTATTGATGAAAGTTTAGTAGAAGAAGGAGTATATTATTATCGTTTGAAAGAAATCTCCCCGTCGGATGAAATTGCTTATAGTCCTGTCGTTACGATTACCGTAGGTGCAGATTTATTTTTTAAAGTGTTTCCTAATCCAGTTTCGCAAGGGCAGAAATTATATATTCGCTACCCAAATAAAATAAAAAAAATACAGATAAAAACAACCCAAGGTAAAATAGTATTTGAGCTTTCACAGGATGCAAAACATGGTTCTGATATAGAAATTCCAGTAAACTTACCGAAAGGATTATATATGATTGATTTTTCTACTCCAGAAGGAACAGAGTATAGAAGATTAATCGTTGAATAA
- a CDS encoding AAA family ATPase translates to MFRNKKSEEKLYKLKDLKIYSSPEWLANGMRKYRTVFESIETSYLYVELSFYNKLFDVEEWEAEFLLKCYRLSSRKEREIVCEINVNQVISPQHNIVNIREGWGNDEVGTFWTRGDYIWEAYIDGEIFGTKPFYIESGGPVTSQNNPYFEMQTIKLYEATQDGVEEEDRVYHKQFSAAESRYIWVEFNFENLQEDDFYCELTFNIYNETRQLKGQTIEIKKIEQDEDFIEIISGYGSDAKGSWVQGHYTVEVIFMDRLIAIVPFEVGKKFITGSTVIYPPSSFLTGRAYSNPAKENEEEETETYEQVVERLNNLVGLQDLKKRIHDYTSYLQFTQIRQEKGLKEDKNLNLHLVFKGNPGTGKTTIAQMMGKIYHHLGLLSTGELHEVGRAELIGQYIGQTAPKVKEVIDKARGGVLFIDEAYSLVRSGEDSKDYGQEVIEILVKEISDGKGDIAIVLAGYTQPMELLLESNPGLKSRFPVQFEFPDYTPNELLEIAQLTEKESDLQFTPEAFHILNKKITEEYRKRDTTFGNARFVKTTIREAKMNLGVRIMKSENPKDLSNKDLSTVNVADVAHLTAGKTVTPLLLSIDEEELQRSMTELHALVGLSEVKKRIDELIALVRFYQQTGRDVLNQFSLHMLFKGNPGTGKTTVARILSTIYRALGILERGHLVECDRQSLVAGFVGQTAIKTQEKINSAIGGILFIDEAYALTSDSKTQNDFGKEALETILKQMEDKRGEFIVIAAGYTQNMEQFVEMNPGLKSRFDRTIIFKDLTVEELLEVAEGYFEKEKLTLTEETKEYLKNQVAVLHAQRDKYFGNARTIRTIAGEAVRQQHLRMASLSIEERTEKVLQTLEKQDLEKVNFAYEDLTGKRRMGFKM, encoded by the coding sequence ATGTTTCGCAACAAAAAAAGTGAAGAAAAACTATATAAACTCAAAGACCTAAAAATTTATTCTTCCCCTGAATGGCTCGCTAATGGAATGCGAAAATACAGAACCGTTTTTGAAAGTATCGAAACGAGCTATTTGTATGTAGAACTTTCTTTTTATAATAAATTGTTTGATGTAGAAGAATGGGAAGCCGAATTTTTATTGAAATGTTACCGTTTGAGCAGCCGAAAAGAACGAGAAATCGTCTGTGAGATAAATGTAAATCAAGTTATTTCTCCACAACACAATATCGTAAATATTAGAGAAGGCTGGGGAAATGATGAAGTAGGTACTTTTTGGACACGAGGAGATTATATTTGGGAAGCGTATATCGATGGTGAAATTTTTGGAACAAAACCTTTTTATATAGAAAGTGGAGGTCCTGTAACTTCTCAAAACAATCCTTACTTTGAGATGCAAACTATAAAACTCTACGAAGCAACACAGGATGGAGTAGAAGAGGAAGATAGAGTGTATCATAAACAGTTTTCAGCTGCAGAATCAAGGTATATTTGGGTAGAATTTAATTTTGAAAACCTACAAGAAGATGATTTTTATTGTGAACTGACTTTTAATATTTACAATGAAACTCGCCAACTCAAAGGACAAACTATTGAAATAAAAAAAATAGAACAAGACGAAGATTTCATAGAAATAATTTCTGGTTATGGCTCTGATGCAAAAGGTTCTTGGGTTCAGGGACATTATACTGTTGAGGTTATTTTTATGGATAGGCTCATTGCAATCGTTCCGTTTGAAGTAGGGAAAAAATTTATAACAGGAAGCACAGTCATTTATCCTCCTTCATCATTCTTGACAGGAAGAGCTTATTCAAATCCAGCTAAGGAAAATGAAGAAGAGGAAACAGAAACCTATGAGCAAGTAGTAGAAAGATTGAATAATTTAGTTGGACTTCAAGACCTCAAAAAACGTATCCATGATTACACTTCTTATCTTCAGTTTACTCAAATCAGACAAGAAAAAGGGCTAAAAGAAGATAAAAATCTCAATCTGCATTTAGTTTTTAAAGGAAACCCTGGAACTGGCAAAACTACCATAGCTCAAATGATGGGCAAAATTTATCATCATCTAGGATTACTTTCAACAGGCGAACTGCACGAAGTAGGAAGAGCAGAACTCATCGGACAATACATCGGACAAACTGCACCAAAGGTAAAAGAAGTAATCGATAAAGCTAGGGGAGGTGTTTTGTTTATTGATGAAGCCTACTCGCTCGTTCGTTCGGGTGAGGACAGTAAAGATTATGGACAAGAAGTAATTGAGATTTTGGTAAAAGAAATTTCAGATGGAAAGGGCGATATTGCTATCGTTTTGGCAGGTTATACACAACCTATGGAACTACTTTTAGAGTCCAATCCTGGGTTAAAATCTCGTTTTCCTGTTCAATTTGAGTTTCCAGATTATACACCAAACGAGCTTTTAGAAATTGCACAGCTTACAGAAAAAGAAAGCGATTTGCAATTTACGCCAGAAGCCTTTCATATTCTCAATAAAAAAATTACAGAAGAATACAGAAAAAGAGATACTACTTTTGGAAATGCTCGTTTTGTCAAGACTACAATTAGAGAAGCCAAAATGAATTTGGGCGTTCGTATTATGAAAAGCGAAAACCCTAAAGATTTATCAAACAAAGACCTTTCAACAGTTAATGTGGCTGATGTAGCGCACCTTACGGCAGGAAAAACAGTTACTCCTCTTTTGCTTTCAATAGATGAAGAAGAGTTGCAGCGTTCGATGACAGAACTTCACGCTCTTGTCGGACTTTCAGAAGTCAAAAAACGCATTGATGAATTGATTGCCCTTGTTCGTTTTTATCAACAAACAGGTCGTGATGTTTTAAATCAGTTTTCGTTACATATGCTTTTCAAAGGAAACCCTGGAACTGGAAAAACTACTGTAGCTCGTATTCTTTCAACCATTTATAGAGCCTTGGGAATTTTAGAACGTGGGCATTTGGTAGAATGTGATAGACAAAGTTTGGTAGCTGGTTTTGTAGGACAAACAGCCATCAAAACACAAGAAAAAATCAATAGTGCTATTGGTGGAATTTTATTTATTGATGAAGCTTATGCGCTGACTTCCGACTCAAAAACACAAAACGACTTCGGAAAAGAAGCGTTAGAAACTATTTTGAAACAAATGGAGGATAAAAGAGGCGAGTTTATTGTGATTGCAGCAGGTTACACTCAAAATATGGAACAGTTTGTAGAGATGAACCCTGGTCTGAAATCTCGTTTTGATAGAACCATCATTTTTAAGGATTTGACCGTAGAAGAACTTTTAGAAGTTGCAGAAGGGTATTTTGAGAAAGAAAAATTGACTTTGACAGAAGAGACAAAAGAATATCTCAAAAATCAAGTTGCTGTTTTACATGCTCAAAGAGACAAATATTTTGGAAATGCACGAACGATTCGAACTATTGCTGGGGAAGCTGTTAGACAACAACATTTGCGTATGGCATCGCTCTCAATAGAAGAAAGAACTGAAAAAGTATTACAGACTTTAGAGAAACAAGACCTTGAAAAAGTCAATTTTGCTTATGAAGATTTGACAGGAAAGCGTAGAATGGGATTTAAAATGTAA
- a CDS encoding MBL fold metallo-hydrolase has translation MNIEQIYTGCLAQGAYYITSNGEAAIIDPLREVEPYLERLKKDNVKLKYVFETHFHADFVSGHLDLSKKTNAPIVYGATANPEFEAIIAEDQQEFKVGNITIKALHTPGHTMESTTYLLLDENGKEHAIFSGDTLFIGDVGRPDLAQKAADMTQEQLAATLFHSLRNKIMTLPNETIVYPAHGAGSACGKNMSKETVSTIGEQKKLNYALRADMTEKEFVEEVTDGLLPAPAYFGMNVAMNKKGYSSIDEVMKKGKQPLEVDAFEVAAEESGALILDTRNPKEFHKGFVPQSINIGIDGGFAPWVGAMIRDVNQPILLIADEGREEETIIRLSRVGFDNVLGYLNGSFEAWKAAGKEVDTVDRISPEEFAQKFDKEKSKVVDVRKEGEYAAQHVEEAYLRPLSNINDWVKDINPDEHFFMHCAGGYRSMIAASILQARGYRNFTEVEGGFGQIQKQESVPTSNFVCQSKTLSN, from the coding sequence ATGAACATAGAACAAATTTATACAGGCTGTTTAGCACAAGGTGCTTATTATATTACTTCAAATGGCGAAGCTGCTATCATTGACCCACTTCGTGAAGTAGAACCTTATCTTGAGCGTCTGAAAAAAGATAATGTAAAACTAAAGTATGTCTTCGAAACGCATTTTCATGCAGATTTTGTTTCTGGGCATTTAGATTTATCTAAAAAAACAAATGCACCTATCGTTTATGGTGCAACAGCAAATCCAGAGTTTGAAGCAATTATTGCAGAAGACCAACAAGAATTTAAAGTAGGAAATATCACTATTAAAGCTCTTCATACTCCAGGGCATACTATGGAAAGCACAACTTATTTGCTCTTAGATGAAAATGGAAAAGAACATGCTATCTTCTCTGGTGATACACTTTTTATTGGAGATGTGGGTCGTCCAGACTTGGCTCAAAAAGCAGCAGACATGACACAAGAGCAACTCGCAGCAACCCTTTTTCATTCTTTGAGAAATAAAATAATGACCTTGCCAAATGAAACTATCGTTTATCCAGCACACGGTGCAGGTAGTGCTTGTGGTAAAAATATGAGTAAAGAAACTGTTTCTACCATTGGAGAGCAGAAAAAACTCAATTATGCTCTTCGTGCAGACATGACAGAAAAAGAATTTGTAGAAGAAGTAACGGACGGACTTTTACCTGCACCTGCTTATTTTGGAATGAATGTGGCTATGAACAAAAAAGGTTACTCTAGTATTGACGAGGTAATGAAAAAAGGTAAGCAGCCGTTAGAAGTAGATGCTTTTGAGGTAGCTGCCGAAGAAAGTGGTGCGCTCATTTTAGATACTCGCAATCCAAAAGAGTTTCACAAAGGTTTCGTTCCTCAATCTATCAATATTGGGATTGATGGAGGTTTTGCGCCGTGGGTAGGAGCTATGATTCGTGACGTAAATCAGCCTATTTTATTGATAGCAGATGAAGGAAGAGAAGAAGAAACAATCATTAGGCTTAGTAGAGTAGGTTTTGATAATGTTTTGGGTTATCTCAACGGAAGTTTTGAGGCGTGGAAAGCAGCAGGAAAAGAAGTAGATACTGTGGATAGAATTTCGCCTGAAGAGTTTGCTCAAAAATTTGATAAAGAAAAAAGCAAGGTCGTTGATGTCAGAAAAGAGGGAGAGTACGCAGCCCAACATGTAGAGGAAGCCTATTTAAGACCACTTAGTAATATTAATGATTGGGTAAAAGATATAAACCCAGATGAACATTTCTTTATGCACTGTGCAGGTGGCTATCGTTCGATGATTGCAGCTAGTATTTTACAAGCAAGAGGTTACCGTAACTTTACAGAAGTAGAAGGTGGTTTTGGACAGATTCAGAAGCAAGAAAGTGTACCAACTTCAAATTTTGTTTGTCAGAGTAAGACACTTTCTAATTAA